In a genomic window of Oceaniferula flava:
- a CDS encoding PEP-CTERM sorting domain-containing protein (PEP-CTERM proteins occur, often in large numbers, in the proteomes of bacteria that also encode an exosortase, a predicted intramembrane cysteine proteinase. The presence of a PEP-CTERM domain at a protein's C-terminus predicts cleavage within the sorting domain, followed by covalent anchoring to some some component of the (usually Gram-negative) cell surface. Many PEP-CTERM proteins exhibit an unusual sequence composition that includes large numbers of potential glycosylation sites. Expression of one such protein has been shown restore the ability of a bacterium to form floc, a type of biofilm.) translates to MNKNTKQRLEVDPRRSKTSLLLGITALQLMAPSLAGAATTTLIGTGGLDPWVSQGAVQAQVPSPDAGTISVSVAVAGTQSDTVGNWDISGEGASSVSALSVTLVSWAAETEVTTGSVKFNVATGGTDLGVLAQVPVNMVWSASLGVSGVTYDANTKYDVSFDLAVAAGFLSNLAAVGEGISFRAVDGSGNTVGGLASGDFIDLAGLLGGNPSGTYTTSFTTGSTAPTGDIELQFVAAKGLSAELLGASTEYVEISGLSMDATLVPEPRAAALLGLGAFALIFRRRV, encoded by the coding sequence ATGAACAAAAACACAAAACAACGATTAGAAGTCGATCCACGTCGATCGAAGACCTCCCTATTGCTGGGGATCACCGCCTTACAGCTGATGGCTCCCTCTCTGGCAGGTGCAGCCACCACCACCCTCATTGGAACGGGAGGGCTAGATCCATGGGTAAGCCAAGGGGCAGTCCAGGCGCAAGTGCCTTCACCGGATGCTGGGACTATCAGTGTCTCTGTGGCTGTGGCTGGCACGCAAAGCGATACGGTGGGTAACTGGGATATCAGTGGCGAAGGAGCGAGTTCTGTTTCTGCATTGAGTGTCACGCTCGTATCATGGGCCGCAGAAACGGAGGTCACCACCGGCTCGGTGAAATTCAATGTCGCCACAGGAGGCACAGATTTGGGCGTGCTGGCTCAAGTTCCGGTCAACATGGTCTGGTCGGCGTCCCTGGGCGTTTCCGGAGTGACGTATGATGCAAACACGAAGTATGATGTGAGTTTCGATCTCGCGGTGGCGGCAGGATTCTTAAGTAATCTCGCCGCAGTGGGGGAGGGCATCTCATTCCGAGCTGTGGACGGCAGTGGCAACACGGTCGGCGGTTTGGCCTCCGGTGATTTTATTGATCTGGCAGGGCTTTTGGGCGGAAACCCATCAGGCACTTACACCACCTCATTCACCACGGGGAGCACCGCACCCACCGGGGACATCGAACTTCAATTTGTAGCGGCTAAAGGTCTCAGTGCGGAGTTACTTGGTGCCAGCACAGAGTATGTGGAAATCTCCGGACTCAGCATGGATGCCACGCTGGTGCCTGAACCGAGGGCCGCGGCGCTGTTGGGGCTCGGTGCCTTCGCTCTGATTTTCAGAAGGCGCGTATAA
- a CDS encoding PQQ-binding-like beta-propeller repeat protein, giving the protein MKFASSLSIAATLLWSCFSVDAQVQPLVGTYLGDGQRNYYGNAAPSRLRVHWKKHLGTGTTMVGQVVRKWSGSGWTGQPLVIREGGETYLIVGSLGHSIKKMRARDGHVIWSTDVGDAIKGTPTFVDVGGGDAESRYILITGSRMGRHCDFAKDPAFALHGVSYTSGKVLWKHNVVRTHSNSRDVDASAVMIGSKACVPLENGNFTVFSPNPSKAKVKHGFPAPKIYKQLRLYKSSDLALYRSELSCESSPTVYRGKAYVAAGCGRVYACSTGWGGIGWTLDTGGDLNGTMPLTNDNHLLLGVERQFIPGKGGVMKFQPGGKVKWYFPLPNVRFFEWSGGVVGSPAVNHRYNSGISKDLACFVGVDGMLTLVNHRQLQPGVTVAGPRGKRFPTPLVLDQVQLPKGSISTPLFVGNRIVVGYDNGMDLYQVSAAGKLQRLDRLSGPMFDATPVVWNGRIYAGSKNGYLYCLGN; this is encoded by the coding sequence ATGAAGTTCGCCTCATCTCTCTCGATCGCCGCCACCTTGCTTTGGTCTTGTTTTTCCGTGGATGCCCAGGTGCAGCCGCTGGTGGGCACTTACCTCGGTGATGGTCAACGCAACTATTACGGCAATGCTGCGCCGTCACGCTTGCGGGTTCATTGGAAAAAACACCTTGGCACCGGGACGACAATGGTGGGGCAGGTCGTGCGGAAGTGGAGCGGCAGCGGGTGGACGGGGCAGCCCTTGGTGATCCGCGAGGGAGGCGAGACTTATCTCATCGTCGGCTCCCTGGGGCACAGTATCAAAAAGATGCGCGCCCGCGATGGTCACGTGATCTGGAGCACCGATGTGGGTGATGCGATTAAGGGCACTCCTACCTTTGTCGATGTCGGTGGTGGCGATGCCGAAAGCCGCTACATTTTGATCACCGGCAGTCGTATGGGGAGGCATTGTGACTTCGCCAAAGACCCGGCATTTGCCCTGCATGGCGTTTCCTACACCAGCGGTAAGGTGCTGTGGAAACACAACGTTGTTAGGACGCATAGCAACAGTCGAGATGTCGATGCCTCCGCGGTGATGATTGGCTCGAAAGCCTGCGTGCCTCTGGAAAATGGCAACTTCACCGTGTTCTCTCCGAATCCTTCTAAGGCCAAGGTCAAACATGGCTTTCCGGCGCCCAAGATCTACAAACAACTGCGGCTCTACAAAAGCTCGGATCTAGCGCTTTATCGCAGTGAGCTGTCCTGCGAGTCGTCGCCTACGGTCTATCGGGGCAAGGCCTATGTTGCGGCTGGCTGTGGTCGGGTTTACGCCTGCTCCACCGGCTGGGGTGGGATCGGCTGGACGCTGGATACCGGTGGCGACCTCAACGGCACGATGCCGCTGACCAATGACAATCATCTCTTGTTGGGCGTGGAACGGCAATTCATTCCTGGCAAAGGAGGGGTGATGAAATTTCAGCCCGGGGGCAAAGTGAAGTGGTATTTCCCGCTGCCCAATGTGAGGTTTTTCGAGTGGTCGGGCGGCGTGGTGGGATCGCCGGCGGTGAACCACCGTTATAACTCCGGAATTTCCAAAGACCTCGCCTGTTTTGTGGGGGTGGATGGCATGCTGACACTGGTCAACCATCGGCAACTTCAGCCCGGGGTCACCGTCGCCGGACCACGTGGCAAGCGCTTTCCCACGCCGCTGGTGTTGGATCAGGTGCAGCTGCCCAAAGGATCCATCTCCACCCCCCTTTTCGTAGGGAACCGCATTGTGGTGGGATACGATAATGGCATGGACCTCTACCAGGTCAGTGCCGCTGGAAAGCTCCAACGGCTCGACCGACTCTCCGGGCCGATGTTTGACGCCACGCCGGTGGTCTGGAACGGGCGCATTTACGCAGGATCGAAAAACGGTTACCTGTATTGCCTGGGGAACTGA
- a CDS encoding alpha/beta fold hydrolase has protein sequence MLISIPQRRRSLRILAATLLMVVLPSCANSTKVKPMVKDKPRLEDKQYVSYDGDRLGYKKWLPKKEEPKTVVIGVHGISGHAGDYENLSDYLKKNAPDTALYAAETRGQGLDPKVERRGDIRSAKSWYKDLYTFTALVRKNHPNAKVIWFGESMGSLIATHAYSNTPPGMKKPDALILSSPIVGIQNKLPLWKVAAVRISTFLLPTLRISLESLSDGERAVVTQDDIHEEQAAKNAWYIRRYTLRLLLTLGDLAEEMPEMAESIRCPVLVLHGGRDIFTPEENVKEFFQHLPETTTKARKYYPDSYHLLMYDQHRERIFKDAANWLKKVQ, from the coding sequence ATGTTGATTTCGATTCCCCAACGACGCCGCTCCCTGCGGATCCTGGCGGCCACCCTATTGATGGTGGTCCTGCCGTCCTGTGCCAACTCGACGAAAGTGAAACCCATGGTGAAAGACAAACCGCGACTCGAGGACAAGCAATATGTCAGCTACGATGGCGATCGCTTAGGCTACAAAAAATGGCTGCCGAAAAAAGAGGAACCGAAAACGGTAGTGATCGGAGTCCACGGTATTTCCGGGCATGCTGGGGACTACGAGAACCTTAGTGACTACCTGAAGAAAAATGCGCCTGATACCGCGCTCTACGCGGCAGAAACCCGAGGTCAGGGGCTCGATCCCAAAGTCGAACGGCGTGGTGATATCCGCAGTGCCAAATCTTGGTATAAAGATCTCTACACTTTCACCGCGCTTGTGCGAAAAAATCACCCTAATGCCAAGGTCATTTGGTTTGGCGAGAGCATGGGCTCGCTGATTGCTACCCACGCCTATTCTAACACGCCTCCGGGGATGAAGAAGCCGGATGCGTTGATCCTTTCCTCTCCCATCGTCGGGATTCAGAACAAGCTCCCCCTGTGGAAAGTGGCCGCCGTCAGGATCAGCACCTTTTTGCTCCCGACCCTGCGGATCTCGCTGGAATCGCTCTCCGATGGCGAACGGGCTGTGGTCACCCAGGATGACATCCACGAAGAGCAGGCGGCAAAAAATGCCTGGTATATTCGCCGTTACACCCTGCGGTTACTACTCACCCTCGGCGATCTGGCGGAGGAAATGCCGGAGATGGCGGAGTCGATCCGATGCCCGGTGCTGGTGCTCCATGGAGGCCGCGACATCTTTACCCCGGAAGAGAATGTGAAGGAGTTTTTCCAACACCTGCCGGAAACCACCACCAAGGCTCGGAAATACTACCCTGACTCCTACCACTTGCTGATGTATGATCAACATCGCGAGCGTATCTTCAAGGATGCTGCCAACTGGCTGAAAAAGGTCCAATAA
- a CDS encoding L,D-transpeptidase, translating into MTNKLLPTLKFLALAALASLSFSSCSTTGGGSAMARYDAYDRPATLPTNPSKVRVKVSLKNQLAYVMEGSKPLLIMPITVGTAKDPTPRGNFRIYHKEHYRRANTHGYAYKGNIVRPAYLRNKPSGWSFKGTPMPYWCEFKSAYGFHTGWMKPFPASHGCLRMHKNVAPKFFRLVSKGTPVNIATTQPEDATIGRNIPRPPDSTPFPGNPHAMMLTNKFFTMHKKPSYQ; encoded by the coding sequence ATGACTAACAAACTTCTCCCCACCCTCAAGTTCCTGGCGCTGGCGGCACTGGCCAGTCTCAGCTTCAGCTCCTGCTCGACCACTGGAGGAGGAAGCGCCATGGCTCGATATGATGCCTATGATCGCCCGGCCACCTTGCCAACCAATCCATCCAAGGTGCGGGTGAAAGTTTCCCTGAAAAACCAACTGGCCTACGTCATGGAAGGCTCCAAGCCCCTGCTGATCATGCCGATCACTGTAGGCACCGCCAAAGATCCTACGCCACGCGGCAACTTCCGCATTTATCACAAAGAGCACTACCGCCGCGCCAATACCCACGGCTACGCCTACAAAGGCAACATCGTCCGCCCGGCCTACCTGCGAAACAAACCCTCCGGCTGGTCGTTCAAAGGAACCCCCATGCCCTACTGGTGCGAATTTAAATCGGCTTACGGATTCCACACCGGCTGGATGAAGCCATTCCCCGCATCCCACGGCTGCCTGCGGATGCATAAGAATGTGGCTCCCAAGTTCTTCCGGCTCGTCAGCAAGGGCACTCCAGTGAACATCGCCACCACCCAGCCGGAAGACGCCACCATCGGCCGAAACATCCCCCGCCCTCCTGACTCCACCCCATTCCCCGGCAACCCGCATGCCATGATGCTGACCAACAAGTTCTTCACCATGCATAAAAAACCCAGCTATCAGTAA
- the rarD gene encoding EamA family transporter RarD: protein MQKSSHGTSAAVAAFVVWGVLPLFWKTLEHIPVLELTAHRVVWTLVILVVILTSQRKVRTTLAALRSRKIIAIHLLAAVTLSSNWLIYVWATLNDRILEGALGYYINPFLYILLGRLFLGEKHSRLQMLAIAVAAGGVALQFRAVQGVPWAALGLAFSFAVYGMIRKKSPLGSLDGLALEASLMLPLALAYLLFVSSQSTGSFGSDPHSTWLLIATGAATATPLLLFARGARAISLSLLGILQFIGPTGQFLIGWLTYHEPLPPLRLVSFALIWLAVGLYIFSLNRRTSQND, encoded by the coding sequence ATGCAGAAATCATCCCATGGCACCTCCGCCGCTGTTGCCGCCTTCGTGGTGTGGGGTGTGCTGCCACTTTTCTGGAAAACGCTGGAGCACATCCCCGTGCTCGAACTCACCGCACATCGGGTGGTATGGACCTTGGTGATCTTGGTGGTCATCCTCACCAGTCAGCGCAAGGTGAGAACCACTCTGGCCGCGCTCAGGTCGCGCAAGATTATTGCCATCCACCTGCTAGCCGCGGTCACTTTGTCGTCGAACTGGCTGATCTATGTCTGGGCGACCTTGAACGATCGCATCCTCGAAGGGGCACTGGGATATTACATCAACCCCTTTCTCTACATCTTGTTAGGCCGTCTGTTTCTTGGCGAAAAACACTCGCGCCTGCAGATGCTCGCCATCGCAGTGGCCGCCGGTGGCGTGGCGCTGCAATTCCGCGCGGTGCAGGGTGTGCCGTGGGCAGCCCTCGGACTGGCCTTTTCCTTCGCCGTCTATGGCATGATTCGGAAAAAATCACCGCTGGGCTCGCTCGATGGATTGGCCCTCGAGGCCTCGCTGATGTTGCCGCTTGCCTTGGCTTACCTGCTGTTCGTGTCATCGCAGTCCACGGGAAGCTTCGGCAGTGACCCCCACTCCACCTGGCTCCTGATCGCCACCGGTGCCGCGACGGCCACGCCGCTCTTGCTCTTTGCCCGTGGTGCCCGCGCCATCAGCCTGTCTTTATTAGGCATCTTGCAATTCATCGGCCCCACCGGGCAGTTCTTGATCGGCTGGCTAACCTACCACGAACCCCTACCGCCACTCAGATTGGTTTCGTTCGCGCTGATCTGGCTCGCCGTCGGACTCTACATTTTTTCGCTCAACAGACGGACCAGCCAAAACGACTGA
- a CDS encoding tetratricopeptide repeat protein encodes MTKWIVHGIIFLIVAGVVTATFVNTDPQDDTSAVYQLPALMLAGVYAGILFIMYVLPAITDRATHMVLDSNEMVEADPLHDARAAYARGDYEDAIEVYRSVMDDDPYNRLPWVEVAKIQHDNLEDPDAAILTLRAALESHEWPVNDAAYFMSRLSEIYIEDKEDTASGISILQQMIELFPETRHSANATHKLREMGAM; translated from the coding sequence ATGACAAAGTGGATTGTGCATGGAATCATTTTCCTGATCGTAGCTGGCGTGGTAACCGCCACATTTGTGAATACTGACCCTCAAGACGACACCAGTGCCGTCTATCAGCTGCCAGCTCTGATGCTTGCCGGTGTTTATGCCGGGATTTTATTCATCATGTATGTGCTGCCCGCCATCACAGACCGAGCCACTCATATGGTGCTCGACTCCAATGAGATGGTGGAGGCCGATCCCCTGCACGATGCCCGCGCTGCCTACGCCCGGGGCGACTATGAAGACGCCATCGAAGTTTATCGCAGCGTCATGGATGACGATCCTTACAATCGCCTGCCATGGGTAGAGGTCGCCAAAATTCAGCACGACAACCTCGAAGACCCGGATGCCGCGATTCTAACACTTCGGGCCGCATTGGAAAGCCACGAGTGGCCGGTCAACGATGCCGCCTACTTCATGAGCCGCCTGTCTGAAATTTACATTGAAGATAAAGAAGACACCGCTTCGGGGATCTCCATTCTGCAGCAGATGATCGAGCTCTTCCCGGAGACGCGCCACTCTGCGAATGCCACGCACAAGTTGCGTGAGATGGGGGCCATGTAA
- the fmt gene encoding methionyl-tRNA formyltransferase, which yields MTESFPRIVFMGTGDIALPSFSSLLGKGLVALVTQPDKPVGRKQVLTAPPIKSLALEHDIPVLQPERAREASFLAELRDLNPDIIVVMAYGQILSQALLDIPSVACINLHASLLPKYRGAACIQAAIDAGDSHSGITVMHVVKALDAGDIILKKDIAIGEQETGGELHDRLAELAPAALSEALAQLVDGSASRTPQNEEEVSYISKLMREHGEIDWSMSAEQLERRVRAYHPWPGTSTSFTDKKGRQRRLKIFPPVAVATQADQLDPGKVMLTDDGQLQVSCGAGSLTVTEVQPDGSRRMSAEDFLKGNALENGDQLG from the coding sequence ATGACTGAAAGTTTTCCGCGAATCGTCTTCATGGGCACGGGCGACATCGCCCTGCCATCATTTTCTTCCTTGTTGGGAAAAGGCTTGGTCGCTCTGGTGACGCAGCCCGATAAGCCGGTGGGACGCAAGCAGGTGCTCACTGCGCCACCGATCAAATCCCTCGCTCTCGAGCACGACATTCCGGTGCTCCAGCCCGAGCGCGCCCGGGAGGCTAGCTTCCTTGCCGAGCTCCGCGACCTCAATCCGGACATCATCGTGGTCATGGCCTACGGCCAGATCCTCTCGCAGGCACTGCTCGATATCCCCAGCGTAGCCTGCATCAATTTGCACGCCTCCTTGTTGCCGAAATACCGTGGTGCCGCTTGCATTCAGGCCGCCATTGATGCCGGCGACTCCCATAGCGGGATCACCGTGATGCACGTGGTCAAGGCGCTCGATGCCGGCGATATTATTCTGAAAAAGGACATCGCGATCGGTGAGCAAGAAACCGGCGGCGAATTGCACGACCGACTCGCCGAGCTGGCTCCCGCGGCCCTCAGCGAGGCACTCGCCCAGTTAGTTGATGGCAGTGCCTCCCGCACCCCTCAGAACGAAGAGGAAGTCAGCTACATTTCCAAGCTGATGCGCGAGCACGGAGAGATCGATTGGTCGATGTCTGCGGAGCAACTCGAACGCCGCGTCCGCGCCTACCATCCATGGCCAGGGACCTCGACCAGTTTCACCGATAAAAAAGGTCGCCAGCGGCGATTGAAAATTTTCCCACCGGTCGCCGTGGCGACTCAAGCGGATCAACTTGATCCGGGGAAAGTCATGCTAACAGATGACGGGCAGCTGCAGGTCTCTTGCGGAGCTGGCAGCCTGACCGTCACCGAGGTCCAGCCCGATGGCTCCCGCCGCATGAGTGCGGAAGACTTTCTCAAAGGCAATGCCTTGGAAAATGGCGACCAACTCGGTTGA
- a CDS encoding zinc metallopeptidase yields the protein MQRLIIFLSLLPILLAVILRKFNADRVLHSLKEKRLAKPAEEVSRRMLDSVSQSQVEIKTPARRWSAAPDHGKEWLVLPPGVASGVSASSHGKAALQVGLYLLSLREPKMLARRQWAIRFGHVFPVFTTVVMAFALVVRAVPAVWVLAIIMASCALAACAQFLTITAERRAADLACVVLEKKRIFPRLSDEEAVVSATRAWSWRSCLPGILSRLAP from the coding sequence ATGCAGCGGCTCATCATTTTCCTCTCCCTTCTGCCTATTCTCTTGGCGGTGATTCTCAGGAAATTCAATGCAGACCGGGTGCTGCACAGTCTCAAGGAGAAGCGCCTTGCGAAGCCTGCGGAAGAGGTGTCACGGAGGATGTTGGACTCGGTCAGCCAGAGCCAAGTCGAGATCAAAACGCCGGCCCGCAGGTGGTCGGCCGCCCCCGATCATGGCAAAGAATGGCTGGTGCTGCCCCCGGGGGTGGCCAGCGGTGTGAGCGCCAGTTCTCATGGCAAGGCCGCGCTGCAGGTGGGGCTGTATTTGTTGTCGCTCAGGGAGCCCAAGATGCTGGCTCGCCGACAGTGGGCAATCCGTTTTGGTCACGTCTTCCCCGTCTTCACCACCGTGGTGATGGCCTTTGCTCTGGTCGTTCGCGCGGTGCCCGCCGTTTGGGTGTTGGCAATCATTATGGCCTCCTGCGCCCTCGCCGCCTGCGCCCAGTTTCTCACCATCACAGCAGAACGCCGCGCCGCCGATCTGGCCTGTGTTGTTTTGGAGAAAAAGCGCATCTTCCCCCGGCTCAGTGATGAAGAAGCCGTGGTGAGCGCCACCCGTGCCTGGTCGTGGCGATCCTGCCTGCCCGGCATCTTGTCTCGGCTGGCCCCTTGA
- the leuA gene encoding 2-isopropylmalate synthase, producing MKPDSIQKYRAFPAVDLKDRTWPDRVIDHSPIWCSVDLRDGNQALPQPMSIEEKLEFFELLCRVGFKQIEIGFPSAADTEFNFCRRLIEENRIPEDVTIQILVQTREHLIRRSFEAINGAKRAIVHIYNSTSPLQRRVTFGDASREEIRDLAIEGTKLVKELVPTVPDTEIVLQYSPESFSDTELDFALECCNEVIEIWQPTPEKKMVINLPDTVQWTTPNIHADMIEWMGRHLNRRDSIDISLHTHNDRGTGTAATELGLMAGADRVEGTLFGNGERTGNLDIINVALNMNSHGIETGLDFSNINELRAVYERVTRMTVGERHPYAGELVFTAFSGSHQDAIKKGLDRRNRELKEQDDLAWGVPYLTIDPQDIGRSYEAIIRINSQSGKGGVAWVLEREHGLELPKTMHPQVGKRIYDMADEQGRELNIDEIREAFYQYFVNVDQPLAVSDYELVHHTVEKGLVDCTASITVNGEEKKIEGQGNGPINAFTHALENAGLKNFQLTDYRSHAVRGGSDANAAAYVQLRHDDGRILWGCGIDASIEMAGLKALVCAANLFSETSS from the coding sequence ATGAAACCTGATAGTATCCAAAAATACCGTGCGTTTCCTGCCGTCGATTTGAAAGATCGCACCTGGCCGGACCGCGTCATTGACCACTCCCCGATCTGGTGTTCGGTGGACCTCCGTGACGGTAACCAGGCACTACCCCAGCCGATGTCCATCGAGGAAAAGCTCGAGTTCTTCGAACTGCTGTGTCGCGTGGGTTTCAAACAAATCGAGATCGGCTTCCCCTCCGCGGCGGATACCGAGTTCAACTTTTGCCGTCGTTTGATCGAGGAAAACCGGATCCCGGAGGATGTCACTATCCAGATTCTAGTCCAGACGCGTGAGCACCTGATCCGCCGTTCCTTTGAGGCGATCAATGGCGCCAAGCGAGCGATTGTGCACATTTACAACTCCACCTCGCCGCTGCAGCGCCGGGTGACCTTTGGTGATGCCAGCCGTGAGGAAATCCGCGACCTAGCGATCGAGGGCACGAAGTTGGTCAAGGAGCTGGTTCCCACGGTTCCGGACACCGAGATCGTGCTGCAGTATTCTCCCGAGTCGTTCTCCGACACCGAGCTCGATTTTGCTCTGGAGTGCTGCAATGAAGTCATCGAGATCTGGCAGCCGACGCCGGAGAAGAAGATGGTGATCAACCTGCCCGATACCGTGCAGTGGACCACTCCTAACATCCACGCCGATATGATCGAGTGGATGGGACGCCATTTGAATCGCCGCGACTCCATCGACATCTCGTTGCACACCCACAACGACCGTGGGACCGGCACGGCGGCCACCGAGCTGGGCCTGATGGCCGGGGCCGACCGTGTGGAGGGCACCTTGTTCGGCAATGGTGAACGCACCGGTAACCTAGACATCATCAATGTGGCGCTGAACATGAACAGCCACGGCATCGAGACAGGCTTGGACTTTTCCAACATCAACGAACTGCGCGCTGTCTACGAACGAGTCACCCGCATGACCGTGGGCGAACGTCATCCTTACGCTGGCGAGCTGGTCTTCACCGCCTTCTCCGGTTCTCACCAGGACGCGATCAAAAAAGGCCTAGACCGCCGCAACCGCGAGCTGAAAGAACAGGATGACTTGGCGTGGGGCGTGCCCTATTTGACCATCGATCCGCAGGACATCGGCCGCTCCTACGAAGCAATCATCCGCATCAACTCGCAGTCCGGCAAAGGCGGCGTGGCTTGGGTGTTGGAACGTGAGCACGGATTGGAACTGCCCAAAACGATGCACCCGCAGGTGGGCAAACGCATTTACGACATGGCTGATGAACAAGGCCGCGAACTCAACATCGATGAGATCCGCGAGGCGTTCTATCAATACTTCGTCAACGTCGACCAGCCACTGGCGGTCAGCGATTACGAACTGGTGCACCACACCGTGGAAAAAGGTCTGGTCGATTGCACGGCCAGCATCACGGTCAACGGCGAGGAGAAGAAAATCGAAGGCCAGGGGAATGGCCCGATCAATGCCTTCACCCACGCCCTGGAAAATGCCGGCCTGAAGAATTTCCAGCTCACCGACTATCGCTCGCACGCGGTGCGCGGTGGTTCGGATGCCAATGCCGCTGCCTACGTGCAGCTGCGCCACGACGATGGTCGGATTCTTTGGGGCTGCGGCATCGACGCCTCCATCGAGATGGCCGGCCTGAAGGCACTGGTTTGCGCGGCGAATTTGTTTTCTGAAACATCCAGCTAA
- a CDS encoding M15 family metallopeptidase has product MSSPPISSDPLLAKVGLIDVLEVDRTLKVDLQYKRPSPISSRPLYAQDFQALLKPATALRLKEANRLVKAHGYRILVWDAYRPPSAQLELWNASGYNDTYVANPHNAPSQHSCGTAVDVTLVTSRGKPVKMPTGFDSVTPEAASHYQHSDPEIARNVRILQSAMRRAGFYPLPAEWWHYIDRDYRQYPETIPLSAVRPRG; this is encoded by the coding sequence TTGAGCAGTCCGCCAATTTCCAGCGATCCGCTGCTCGCCAAGGTTGGTTTGATCGATGTGTTGGAGGTAGATCGCACACTGAAGGTGGATCTGCAGTATAAGCGGCCGTCGCCGATCTCTTCCCGTCCGCTCTACGCTCAGGATTTTCAAGCTCTGCTCAAGCCCGCCACGGCGCTGCGTTTGAAAGAGGCAAACCGTCTGGTGAAAGCTCATGGATATCGCATCCTTGTGTGGGATGCCTACCGACCACCTAGTGCGCAGTTAGAGCTTTGGAATGCCTCCGGATACAACGACACCTATGTCGCGAACCCTCACAACGCTCCGTCCCAACATTCCTGCGGCACCGCAGTGGATGTCACCTTGGTCACTTCCAGAGGCAAGCCGGTGAAAATGCCGACCGGCTTCGACTCCGTGACCCCGGAAGCAGCCAGCCACTACCAACACTCCGATCCGGAAATCGCTCGCAACGTGCGCATTCTGCAGTCGGCCATGCGCCGAGCGGGATTTTACCCTTTGCCCGCCGAGTGGTGGCACTACATCGATCGAGACTATCGGCAGTACCCGGAAACCATCCCACTGAGTGCAGTGCGCCCCCGTGGTTAG